The following coding sequences lie in one Fimbriimonadaceae bacterium genomic window:
- a CDS encoding PH domain-containing protein, which yields MNGELAIRTTEGPRPIHPGIRKVWLFSNSMTFLILAIVASGGEYLFVRQDLVPWSFPLLAPIFFLSLWAFSAFMVKRQWENWTYEVTPTEIILSWGVLWQTKRFVPRDRVQHVDVNSGPLDRRFGLVQVSLFVAGAMGSVGSIPGLKPEEADELRDMLVESQAKHV from the coding sequence ATGAACGGCGAACTGGCAATACGTACAACCGAGGGCCCACGCCCCATCCATCCTGGAATCCGAAAGGTGTGGCTCTTCTCGAACTCAATGACGTTTCTGATCCTTGCAATTGTGGCGAGCGGCGGCGAGTACCTCTTCGTGAGGCAAGATCTTGTCCCTTGGAGCTTTCCCCTGCTTGCTCCGATCTTTTTCCTTAGCCTGTGGGCGTTCTCCGCGTTCATGGTGAAGCGTCAGTGGGAGAATTGGACTTATGAGGTCACTCCCACCGAGATCATTCTTTCGTGGGGAGTGCTTTGGCAAACCAAACGGTTCGTCCCGCGCGATCGCGTCCAGCACGTGGACGTCAATTCTGGCCCGCTCGACCGTCGGTTCGGGCTGGTGCAAGTCTCTCTCTTTGTGGCGGGTGCAATGGGTTCGGTAGGTTCGATTCCTGGACTAAAGCCTGAAGAGGCCGACGAACTTCGCGACATGTTGGTGGAGTCGCAGGCCAAGCATGTTTGA
- a CDS encoding PH domain-containing protein, whose amino-acid sequence MFDQPRRLHIASIVIGVGTYIRHALWPLVAALYFSFKGSEDKSELVVLIVMACVGPLLLIGPILAYISTTFFIQADSLIIQKGVIWKQRRTIPLSRIQNVNIKQTVWHRIMKAAAVMVETAASNGVEGQLDALGIDDAHALQQILLQQAAIEEDAEKPPVQPELFSLTTKQILLSGALRNRALFIIAGVAGASQYEGLARGAFKPVVNLLSHTNPVIGALLSAAAFLGLIIVGWLLSIGYSALRFYGFRIERHTKGLMVTRGLLTHIRSIIPLGRVQQVRIVQPMFFRFFDYCEVFSYTAGSFDDKEAAGASNLCPILPIDDIERIGKLVFPDFAFFSLAWYQVSRKMIRRAAFGSFISLSIFIVTPLWFWLHSLAFFALPIIAVIAIMTGFLRYRYVGYALNENYIASRQGMLQKEVALMPIQRVQHYTLRRTLTQRWLGLASIDIFSAAATGSHIVIHDLDYDVALQVQQRLSEIYAKQGPHTLGGL is encoded by the coding sequence ATGTTTGATCAGCCGCGACGACTTCATATCGCCAGCATCGTCATAGGCGTCGGCACTTACATTCGCCATGCGCTTTGGCCGCTTGTCGCCGCGCTCTACTTTAGCTTCAAGGGTAGTGAAGATAAGAGCGAGCTTGTCGTTCTGATCGTGATGGCGTGCGTCGGCCCGCTGTTGCTTATCGGTCCAATCCTGGCGTACATCTCCACTACATTCTTCATCCAAGCGGACTCTCTGATTATCCAAAAAGGGGTGATCTGGAAGCAGAGGCGCACGATTCCGCTTTCTCGCATTCAGAACGTCAATATCAAGCAGACCGTTTGGCATCGAATAATGAAGGCCGCCGCCGTCATGGTTGAAACAGCGGCGAGCAACGGTGTTGAAGGACAGCTCGACGCGCTTGGGATCGACGACGCGCATGCACTTCAGCAAATCTTGCTTCAGCAAGCAGCGATTGAAGAGGACGCCGAGAAACCGCCCGTTCAGCCGGAGCTTTTCTCGCTTACGACCAAACAGATTCTGCTGTCGGGAGCGCTCAGGAACCGGGCCTTGTTTATCATTGCCGGTGTCGCAGGCGCATCCCAGTATGAGGGTTTGGCCCGGGGGGCTTTCAAACCGGTTGTGAACTTGCTCTCCCACACAAACCCCGTGATTGGTGCGTTGCTCAGCGCGGCGGCTTTTTTGGGGTTGATCATCGTTGGGTGGCTTCTGTCCATTGGCTATTCGGCTTTGAGGTTCTACGGGTTTCGGATCGAACGGCATACGAAAGGGTTGATGGTCACCCGAGGGCTGTTGACTCACATACGCTCGATCATCCCGCTTGGGCGCGTTCAGCAGGTCCGCATCGTGCAGCCGATGTTCTTTCGGTTCTTTGACTACTGTGAAGTGTTCTCGTATACGGCAGGCTCTTTTGACGACAAAGAGGCAGCGGGAGCGAGCAACCTGTGCCCTATTCTTCCCATCGACGACATTGAGAGGATCGGAAAACTCGTGTTTCCCGATTTCGCGTTCTTCTCGCTGGCTTGGTATCAGGTGAGCCGGAAAATGATTCGACGTGCTGCTTTTGGGAGCTTCATCTCACTAAGCATTTTCATCGTGACGCCGCTTTGGTTTTGGCTGCACTCGCTCGCCTTTTTTGCTTTGCCGATTATCGCGGTCATCGCGATCATGACCGGATTTCTAAGGTACCGGTATGTCGGTTATGCGCTAAACGAGAACTACATCGCATCTCGGCAGGGCATGCTTCAAAAGGAGGTTGCGTTGATGCCAATCCAGCGTGTGCAGCACTACACCCTCCGGCGCACGCTCACTCAGCGATGGTTGGGGCTGGCGAGCATTGACATCTTTAGCGCGGCAGCGACCGGTTCGCACATCGTGATCCACGATCTGGACTATGATGTTGCCCTTCAGGTCCAGCAAAGATTGTCAGAGATTTATGCCAAGCAGGGGCCGCACACGTTAGGAGGGCTGTGA
- a CDS encoding DUF2330 domain-containing protein, which translates to MNRIASALLLLLLTTCLSFADGKAFSAKLLREKNPSIPTQRAILKYEDGIETMIVESAIAGPKGEYGWVVPVPSKPLFVKPVRPEYLRESFRRVRPSVQPLYPPDTFAYFFCFLITILALTFALRYRKGVRTSRVTGLIGEILVVLLISILFPVFGGGDSTKGIVGHQNYGTIGAYEVKAIQDEDGTAVLDWLDTNGFHIPDESRAAVKDYASEGWWFLVSRFRKDSETSLPAHPLKVVFKSDKLVYPMRLTGTQGTDVYLELLVIAEQQANIPQLRLRSRASGSLNVRVPGQKPEEGEIYSEWNGTAYTVAQNDDVRTYYNGAVRPDQMKEDFHITLEPMQGEFTATMFDREEAKTAIWHQAIYALPFVSIGLGGLLLFAKQRVGRLTAIAAGATVLLSSIYGLGWYGSVEKVETVKLSRQKYMELNEADRELDRSVRQSRKR; encoded by the coding sequence ATGAACAGAATTGCCAGCGCCCTTTTGCTCCTGTTGCTGACAACATGCCTGAGCTTCGCCGATGGTAAAGCCTTCTCAGCGAAACTCCTGCGTGAGAAAAACCCCAGCATCCCCACTCAGCGCGCCATCCTAAAGTACGAAGACGGCATCGAAACGATGATCGTTGAATCCGCCATCGCGGGACCCAAGGGAGAGTATGGCTGGGTGGTTCCCGTGCCCTCGAAACCGCTTTTTGTCAAACCGGTAAGACCAGAGTATTTAAGGGAAAGCTTTCGCCGAGTGCGCCCAAGTGTCCAACCTCTATATCCTCCCGACACATTTGCGTACTTCTTCTGTTTCCTTATCACAATCCTGGCGCTTACTTTTGCGCTGCGATACCGCAAAGGTGTGCGCACCTCACGTGTGACGGGCCTAATTGGCGAGATCCTCGTAGTTCTCTTGATCTCCATTCTCTTCCCTGTCTTCGGGGGCGGTGACTCCACAAAGGGCATCGTGGGGCACCAAAACTACGGGACGATCGGAGCTTACGAAGTGAAAGCCATTCAGGATGAGGACGGAACCGCCGTACTCGACTGGTTAGATACGAACGGATTTCATATCCCTGATGAGTCCCGGGCTGCGGTCAAAGATTATGCGTCTGAGGGGTGGTGGTTCCTCGTCAGCCGTTTCCGCAAGGACTCCGAGACAAGCCTGCCTGCGCATCCGCTGAAGGTTGTTTTCAAATCCGACAAGCTCGTCTATCCGATGCGGCTGACGGGCACCCAAGGCACGGATGTCTATCTGGAGTTGCTTGTCATCGCGGAACAGCAGGCCAACATCCCTCAACTCCGGCTGCGAAGTCGAGCGTCAGGAAGCTTGAACGTGCGAGTCCCTGGACAAAAACCTGAAGAGGGCGAAATCTATAGCGAGTGGAACGGCACAGCGTACACCGTTGCACAGAATGACGACGTACGCACGTACTACAACGGCGCTGTGAGACCCGATCAGATGAAAGAGGACTTTCACATCACACTAGAGCCTATGCAGGGCGAGTTCACCGCAACAATGTTCGACCGAGAAGAAGCGAAAACGGCAATCTGGCATCAAGCCATCTATGCTCTGCCTTTTGTCAGCATCGGCCTGGGTGGGCTGCTGCTTTTCGCCAAGCAACGAGTAGGACGACTTACCGCCATTGCAGCGGGGGCCACAGTCTTGCTTTCCTCAATCTATGGGCTTGGTTGGTACGGATCCGTCGAAAAGGTCGAGACCGTCAAACTGTCACGACAGAAGTATATGGAACTGAATGAAGCTGACCGTGAACTGGACCGCAGTGTCAGGCAGTCAAGAAAGCGGTAG
- a CDS encoding BMP family protein: MKVWSSLAALSLLLVVGCSGGSKEPDQTSTGGDAAKGEAEFKVALLTPGPVSDQGWSALAYDGLKAIEGEMSARVDNQQATGPQIKDSMRSYARQGYKLVFGHGYEYNEPAAEIAKEFPNTIFISSSGGMTAENVGAFRFYLEQSFYLCGYMAGMMTKTGKVAMVGLNYPSIVSTFKGFKAGAEAARPGIVVIEKFIQGGTDIAEAKLSTLTAISQGADFVIHQANAAAPGIFGACKEKNVYCFGANWNQNEDGPTVIASATIIARPAFLELAKEVKEGKYKGSVVLKDMQQGAIDFILNPKLADKVPAEVKAKLDELKKQITDGTLVVPKDEF; this comes from the coding sequence ATGAAGGTATGGAGTTCATTGGCGGCTTTATCGCTGCTGTTGGTTGTGGGATGTTCGGGCGGATCGAAGGAGCCGGATCAAACTTCGACCGGGGGAGATGCCGCAAAGGGTGAGGCGGAGTTTAAGGTCGCTCTGCTCACTCCCGGACCGGTCTCCGATCAAGGCTGGAGCGCTTTGGCGTATGACGGCCTCAAGGCCATCGAAGGCGAAATGAGCGCCCGGGTTGACAATCAGCAGGCAACGGGACCCCAGATCAAGGACAGCATGCGCAGCTACGCAAGGCAGGGCTACAAGCTCGTGTTTGGGCATGGCTACGAATACAACGAGCCCGCGGCGGAGATTGCCAAGGAGTTTCCGAACACCATCTTTATCAGTTCCTCGGGCGGAATGACGGCTGAGAATGTGGGGGCGTTCCGCTTCTACCTGGAGCAGAGCTTCTACCTTTGCGGCTATATGGCAGGGATGATGACCAAGACCGGCAAGGTGGCGATGGTGGGCCTCAACTACCCTTCGATTGTCTCAACCTTCAAAGGATTTAAGGCGGGGGCTGAGGCGGCAAGGCCGGGGATTGTCGTCATCGAGAAGTTCATCCAGGGCGGCACAGACATTGCGGAGGCAAAACTGTCCACCCTTACGGCAATCAGTCAAGGCGCGGACTTTGTCATCCATCAGGCCAACGCAGCCGCGCCGGGTATTTTCGGGGCTTGCAAAGAGAAGAATGTGTACTGTTTTGGGGCGAATTGGAATCAGAACGAAGACGGTCCCACTGTGATCGCATCGGCCACGATCATCGCTCGACCGGCGTTTCTGGAGCTTGCCAAGGAGGTTAAGGAAGGCAAGTATAAGGGATCGGTCGTTCTAAAAGATATGCAGCAGGGTGCGATTGACTTCATCCTCAATCCTAAGCTCGCCGACAAGGTTCCAGCAGAGGTCAAGGCCAAGTTAGACGAACTGAAGAAGCAGATCACCGACGGCACACTTGTCGTTCCAAAGGATGAGTTTTAG
- a CDS encoding ATP-binding cassette domain-containing protein, protein MSLIATGLSKAFGPVQALVDVSATFSPGEIHAVLGENGAGKSTMMNLLAGFMQPDAGRIALDDKEIAYGRPDRCKKAGIAMVHQHFTLVPEFTVAENLVLAELDTFRGLVNVHQRANKPLQLAAKLGWVLDPRTKVRALPVGTQQRIEIVKALDSSAQAIIFDEPTATLSQEEVEDLFRVLRELKAEGKIIILIAHKLSEVMAIADRVTVLRKGRFVATAPIEEVTPTKLAEWMVGELPAELNKEGKAGQGPGLTVTDLIVKGDRGEQAIKSLALSVDKGTILGIGGVDGNGQVELAEALAQVRPIRGGVVHWEGQESWPKRIAYIPQDRRRDGIAPTMTIRENMLMTGHRRAAFRVGPLLKSGPIREWSEALVKRFQIKAESSSDLAGSLSGGNQQKVVVSRSLDETPELIVAVNPTRGLDIQATDYVHRTILEAAKAGAAVVLISTDLDELAALADRTVFLSRGQLAEGEGAEALVGGSS, encoded by the coding sequence TTGAGCCTCATCGCCACCGGCCTGAGTAAAGCGTTCGGTCCTGTCCAGGCGCTTGTTGACGTTTCTGCAACCTTCTCCCCAGGTGAAATCCATGCCGTGCTTGGCGAGAACGGCGCGGGCAAATCCACGATGATGAATCTGCTCGCCGGGTTCATGCAGCCTGATGCTGGACGCATCGCGCTGGACGACAAGGAGATCGCTTACGGGCGTCCCGACCGATGTAAGAAGGCCGGGATTGCTATGGTCCACCAACACTTCACACTGGTGCCCGAATTCACCGTCGCCGAGAATCTCGTTCTTGCCGAATTGGATACGTTTCGCGGATTGGTCAACGTCCATCAGCGCGCAAACAAACCGCTTCAGCTTGCCGCCAAGCTAGGGTGGGTGCTTGACCCTCGAACAAAAGTAAGGGCATTGCCGGTAGGGACCCAGCAACGGATCGAGATCGTGAAGGCGCTGGATTCGTCCGCTCAGGCCATCATCTTCGACGAGCCAACGGCAACCCTCTCGCAAGAGGAGGTGGAGGACCTCTTCCGTGTTTTGCGTGAGCTGAAGGCCGAAGGGAAGATTATAATCCTCATCGCCCATAAGCTCAGCGAAGTCATGGCAATCGCCGACCGGGTCACGGTTCTGCGAAAGGGACGATTTGTCGCAACAGCGCCGATTGAAGAAGTCACCCCAACCAAGCTTGCCGAGTGGATGGTTGGCGAACTGCCCGCTGAACTAAACAAGGAAGGGAAGGCCGGACAGGGCCCAGGGCTCACCGTTACCGACCTGATCGTAAAGGGTGACCGAGGCGAGCAAGCGATCAAGAGCCTCGCGCTTTCGGTAGATAAGGGGACGATTCTTGGCATAGGCGGGGTGGACGGCAACGGGCAAGTGGAGCTTGCTGAGGCACTAGCCCAGGTGCGCCCTATTCGCGGTGGAGTCGTGCATTGGGAGGGGCAAGAGAGCTGGCCCAAACGGATCGCTTACATCCCTCAAGACCGTCGGCGAGATGGCATCGCCCCGACGATGACGATACGCGAGAATATGCTGATGACCGGTCATCGGCGAGCGGCTTTTCGGGTCGGCCCCCTGTTGAAGTCGGGGCCGATACGGGAATGGTCAGAGGCGCTCGTCAAACGGTTTCAGATCAAGGCCGAGTCGTCAAGCGACCTTGCTGGCTCGCTAAGTGGTGGTAATCAGCAGAAGGTAGTCGTAAGCCGCTCGCTTGACGAAACTCCAGAGCTGATCGTCGCCGTCAATCCTACACGTGGGCTTGATATTCAGGCCACTGACTACGTTCACCGCACGATCCTCGAAGCAGCCAAGGCAGGCGCCGCTGTCGTCCTGATTTCGACCGATCTTGACGAGCTCGCAGCGCTGGCAGACCGTACTGTATTTCTTTCTCGCGGGCAGCTTGCGGAGGGCGAAGGTGCAGAGGCTTTGGTAGGGGGGAGTTCGTGA
- a CDS encoding ABC transporter permease yields the protein MNRSHPITQGILRFLGVLASLFVLLVIVLAALGLPLVESLRLLASGAFGDSYGIARTLIKMTPLLLCGLGMVLAWRAGMYNIGGEGQFLVGALAGAWLFAKVPIPSPLLMTLTILIMGVVGGALWAWLAAWLFVKRGVQVVISTILLNFVALRFVEWAVRGPVQETKRQLPISQSLPDSVAFQELVPQTGLHPGVLIAVVVAVLIAIYLFRTVGGYRLRLVGENPSAARANRIDAGKVQIRAMLMSGGLCGLAGAVEYVGVSQQVGDGFAQNWGFMAIPVALLGDLNPFGVIFSSLYFGALFAGSENLSRFSASGPTVVLVMQGIAVLAFVGLREWSKRRGRIVTTEEAL from the coding sequence GTGAACAGGAGCCACCCCATCACACAGGGCATCCTTCGATTTCTTGGTGTCTTGGCTTCGCTTTTCGTTCTCCTCGTCATCGTTCTTGCCGCGCTTGGCTTGCCGTTGGTGGAGTCGCTAAGGCTCCTTGCTTCGGGAGCGTTCGGCGATTCTTACGGCATTGCCCGAACCCTCATCAAGATGACGCCGTTGCTGCTTTGCGGGTTGGGGATGGTGCTGGCGTGGCGGGCTGGGATGTACAACATCGGTGGGGAAGGGCAGTTCTTGGTGGGTGCACTGGCGGGGGCGTGGCTGTTCGCAAAAGTTCCGATCCCTTCTCCGTTACTCATGACGCTAACGATTCTTATCATGGGTGTCGTTGGTGGCGCGTTATGGGCTTGGCTGGCAGCTTGGCTGTTTGTGAAGCGTGGTGTTCAGGTCGTCATCTCGACGATCCTGCTGAACTTCGTCGCCTTGAGATTCGTGGAGTGGGCCGTGCGTGGCCCGGTGCAAGAGACGAAGCGGCAGCTTCCGATTTCGCAGTCGTTGCCCGATTCGGTAGCGTTTCAGGAACTAGTGCCCCAAACAGGTCTGCACCCTGGGGTCTTAATAGCCGTAGTCGTGGCGGTCCTGATCGCTATCTATCTGTTCCGAACCGTAGGTGGCTATCGACTGCGTCTTGTGGGGGAGAACCCGAGCGCAGCAAGGGCAAACCGGATCGACGCAGGCAAAGTACAGATTCGAGCGATGCTGATGTCCGGAGGGCTTTGTGGGCTGGCGGGGGCTGTTGAATACGTCGGGGTTTCCCAGCAGGTAGGTGACGGCTTTGCCCAGAACTGGGGCTTTATGGCGATTCCTGTCGCGTTGCTCGGCGACCTCAACCCATTTGGCGTGATCTTCAGCAGTCTTTACTTTGGTGCGCTTTTCGCAGGATCGGAAAACCTCTCCCGATTCAGCGCATCGGGTCCGACGGTTGTGCTGGTAATGCAAGGGATTGCCGTGTTGGCTTTCGTCGGATTGCGAGAATGGTCGAAGAGGCGTGGGCGGATTGTGACGACGGAGGAGGCGCTTTGA
- a CDS encoding ABC transporter permease has product MNPFMVEPAQLLLFATPVALAALGETATQRAGVLNIGLEGVMLTSAYAAVVTAHSTGSIWLGLGVGVLAGLLLTLISAFFCVKLAVDQVVTGTAITLLALGLTGTLYRAQFGQSGKLLSLSDGFPKFEGFDPIMAFAVLSVAIVWFALFKTRWGLAVRAAGEFPKAAEAAGFRVPRLRLQAMMFGGLFGALAGAYLGVGVAGSFAEGMTNGKGFVAIAMVTFGRWKPLPVFLASILIGYLESLQSALQGQGFAIPTQALTALPYIAALLVLVLVGKGTAAPAALALPYKREG; this is encoded by the coding sequence TTGAATCCGTTCATGGTTGAGCCCGCACAGCTTTTGCTATTCGCGACGCCGGTTGCTCTGGCTGCATTGGGTGAGACGGCAACTCAACGGGCAGGTGTACTCAACATTGGCCTTGAAGGCGTGATGCTTACGAGCGCTTATGCTGCGGTGGTCACCGCCCACAGCACGGGTTCGATTTGGTTAGGCCTTGGCGTCGGTGTCCTCGCAGGACTATTGCTGACTCTCATCTCGGCATTCTTCTGTGTGAAGCTCGCCGTCGATCAAGTTGTCACCGGCACAGCAATAACATTGCTGGCACTCGGATTGACGGGCACCCTCTATCGCGCTCAATTCGGACAAAGTGGAAAGCTGCTCAGTTTGTCGGATGGTTTCCCAAAGTTTGAAGGTTTCGATCCGATCATGGCCTTTGCCGTTCTGAGTGTGGCAATCGTTTGGTTCGCGCTGTTTAAGACTCGGTGGGGGCTTGCCGTCCGTGCGGCGGGAGAGTTTCCGAAGGCCGCGGAAGCAGCGGGCTTTAGGGTGCCTCGCTTAAGGTTGCAGGCAATGATGTTTGGTGGACTCTTTGGCGCTTTGGCGGGGGCCTATCTTGGTGTGGGGGTAGCGGGTAGCTTTGCAGAGGGGATGACGAACGGCAAGGGATTCGTGGCAATCGCTATGGTGACGTTCGGGCGGTGGAAGCCGCTGCCGGTGTTCCTGGCGTCCATCCTCATTGGATATCTTGAGTCGCTGCAGTCTGCTTTGCAGGGGCAGGGGTTTGCGATTCCCACGCAGGCGCTTACCGCGCTTCCGTATATTGCCGCGCTGCTTGTTTTGGTCCTGGTGGGTAAGGGGACTGCTGCACCGGCGGCGCTTGCTCTGCCGTACAAAAGGGAAGGATGA
- a CDS encoding 6-carboxytetrahydropterin synthase — translation MKMDVWDWPVKLCRKVVFSSGHRYWFNHLSEEENRKLFGKWASPYNHGHNYTLFVSVEGKVQHETGMVVNIKRIDDVLKERVVRQFDQKSINDEIPHFAKISSSLENLLLYFRELLSEMPDGARLTGLKLVELPTLWAELNKEKEGWKMTLTRTYEFAASHRLHVPQMSEAENIELFGKCNNAAGHGHNYILEVSVSGEPDPKTGMMVDLGALDSTVNDLVVDRYDHRNLSEDLKEFRGKVATSEVVVQQIWESLDGQVPGTLERVRLLETARNIFEVTRP, via the coding sequence ATGAAGATGGACGTTTGGGATTGGCCGGTGAAGCTCTGCCGAAAGGTGGTGTTTTCGAGTGGGCACCGATACTGGTTTAACCATCTGTCCGAAGAAGAAAACCGCAAGCTTTTCGGTAAGTGGGCCTCCCCATACAACCATGGGCACAACTACACTTTGTTTGTCAGCGTTGAAGGCAAGGTGCAACACGAAACCGGCATGGTCGTCAACATCAAGAGGATCGACGACGTGCTCAAAGAACGCGTCGTAAGGCAGTTTGACCAGAAGAGCATCAACGACGAAATTCCCCATTTTGCGAAGATTTCGAGTTCACTTGAGAATCTTTTGCTTTACTTTCGCGAACTACTGAGTGAGATGCCCGACGGAGCGCGTCTGACCGGGCTGAAGTTGGTTGAGCTACCCACTCTTTGGGCGGAGCTAAACAAGGAAAAGGAAGGCTGGAAAATGACACTGACGCGTACTTATGAATTCGCCGCATCGCATCGCTTACACGTCCCGCAAATGTCCGAAGCAGAGAATATCGAACTCTTCGGTAAGTGCAACAATGCCGCTGGGCACGGGCATAACTATATCCTTGAGGTGAGCGTATCGGGCGAACCCGATCCCAAGACGGGAATGATGGTAGACCTGGGGGCGCTGGATTCCACCGTGAACGATCTCGTGGTGGACCGTTACGACCACCGAAACCTTAGCGAAGACCTCAAGGAGTTTCGAGGCAAAGTTGCCACGAGCGAAGTTGTGGTTCAGCAGATTTGGGAATCGCTCGACGGGCAGGTTCCGGGCACTCTTGAGCGGGTTCGACTGCTCGAAACGGCACGCAACATCTTTGAGGTCACCCGTCCGTGA
- a CDS encoding SDR family NAD(P)-dependent oxidoreductase, with product MTQRAIVTGAGTGIGRAAAIELSMRGCELILAGRRIDKLHEVAEECAGNGSVALPHAADISTAEGCDSVIQAARDLPGGIEPVLVNCAGAAAFGPLHEMSQESIEVQINTNLAAPIELTRAILPWMLESGGGRIVNVASMAATRVLPGSAVYSATKAGLLQFGRVVLQEYRDRGVLVTTVLCGAVDTPLWDDLEFSPNRNDMIPVDMIGKVIAQVVTAQRNMVVEELTVMPLKGVL from the coding sequence GTGACGCAGCGAGCGATTGTCACCGGGGCAGGCACTGGAATTGGGAGAGCAGCAGCGATCGAGCTCTCGATGCGTGGCTGTGAGTTGATTTTGGCAGGACGCCGCATAGACAAGCTTCACGAAGTTGCCGAGGAGTGCGCCGGAAATGGCTCAGTCGCGCTTCCTCATGCAGCTGACATCTCTACCGCTGAGGGATGCGACAGCGTGATTCAAGCGGCTCGCGACCTTCCTGGAGGAATTGAACCTGTGCTGGTGAACTGTGCGGGCGCTGCCGCATTTGGTCCTTTGCACGAGATGAGCCAAGAGTCGATTGAGGTTCAGATCAACACCAATCTTGCCGCACCTATTGAGCTCACGAGGGCGATTCTGCCCTGGATGCTGGAATCGGGCGGGGGGCGCATCGTGAATGTGGCAAGCATGGCCGCCACGCGGGTTCTGCCAGGCTCGGCGGTGTACTCGGCAACAAAGGCCGGGCTCCTGCAATTTGGGCGTGTGGTCCTTCAGGAGTATCGCGATCGAGGGGTTTTGGTGACAACGGTTCTGTGCGGAGCAGTGGACACGCCTCTTTGGGATGACCTGGAGTTTTCACCCAACCGCAATGACATGATCCCGGTTGACATGATCGGCAAAGTCATCGCTCAAGTGGTCACCGCTCAACGGAATATGGTCGTTGAAGAATTGACAGTGATGCCGCTCAAAGGCGTCCTTTAG